A single Cellulomonas sp. SLBN-39 DNA region contains:
- a CDS encoding ParA family protein translates to MLVLGVCSLKGGVGKTSVTLGLASAALERGLRTLVVDLDPQGDSTMSLGASRPGGGDVSTVLDSPGGPALEAATGRSGWAESGLDVLLGSERTVLHDRLDDAETGRLAYALSFATGYDLVLIDCPPSLGGLTRTGLTACDRAVVVTEPGLFAVMAVGRAMRTIDELRRGPAPALQPLGIVVNRVRARSVEQAYRLEELQGLYGPLVLSPHVPERAALQQAQGAAQPVHAWPGAAAAELAGVFDQLLDRALRAPRVERGR, encoded by the coding sequence GTGCTCGTCCTCGGTGTGTGCAGCCTCAAGGGAGGCGTCGGCAAGACGTCGGTGACCCTCGGACTGGCGTCCGCCGCGCTCGAGCGCGGTCTGCGGACGCTGGTCGTCGACCTCGACCCCCAGGGGGACAGCACGATGTCCCTGGGGGCGTCGCGGCCCGGCGGCGGTGACGTCTCGACGGTGCTCGACTCCCCCGGCGGCCCCGCCCTGGAGGCTGCGACGGGCCGGTCCGGGTGGGCCGAGTCCGGGCTCGACGTCCTCCTCGGGTCCGAGCGCACGGTCCTGCACGACCGCCTCGACGACGCCGAGACGGGGCGGCTGGCCTACGCGCTGTCGTTCGCCACCGGGTACGACCTGGTGCTCATCGACTGCCCGCCGTCCCTCGGCGGCCTCACCCGCACCGGGCTGACCGCGTGCGACCGGGCCGTGGTCGTCACCGAGCCCGGGCTGTTCGCGGTGATGGCCGTCGGGCGTGCGATGCGCACGATCGACGAGCTGCGCCGCGGCCCGGCCCCGGCGCTGCAGCCGCTCGGCATCGTCGTCAACCGGGTCCGGGCCCGGTCGGTCGAGCAGGCGTACCGGCTCGAGGAGCTGCAGGGTCTGTACGGTCCCCTCGTCCTGTCCCCGCACGTGCCCGAGCGCGCCGCGCTGCAGCAGGCGCAGGGCGCGGCGCAGCCCGTGCACGCCTGGCCCGGCGCGGCGGCGGCCGAGCTCGCCGGTGTCTTCGACCAGCTGCTCGACCGCGCGCTGCGCGCGCCCCGCGTCGAACGCGGTCGCTGA
- a CDS encoding MBL fold metallo-hydrolase, whose translation MPLTLTRHGHACVRLTRDDGARLVVDPGSFSDVATALDGVDAVLVTHEHPDHLDTDAVVAATGRGVQVWAPAAVVEQLAAVGAPVAALHAVQPGDALTVGGLDVQVLGGWHEVIHPDVPRLTNVAYLVEGAVLHPGDAFTLPPAGAAVRVLLEPVGAPWLRMADAVDHVRAVAPDRVVPIHDATLSDAGRALAARLLGQLTTARVVEPAAGEPVEV comes from the coding sequence ATGCCTCTGACCCTGACCCGCCACGGCCATGCCTGCGTCCGCCTGACCCGCGACGACGGGGCCCGTCTGGTCGTCGACCCCGGCTCCTTCAGCGACGTCGCGACGGCCCTCGACGGGGTGGACGCGGTCCTCGTGACGCACGAGCACCCGGACCACCTCGACACCGACGCGGTGGTCGCCGCGACCGGGCGGGGGGTCCAGGTCTGGGCGCCGGCCGCCGTCGTGGAGCAGCTCGCCGCCGTGGGTGCGCCCGTGGCAGCGCTGCACGCCGTGCAGCCCGGCGACGCCCTGACCGTCGGCGGCCTCGACGTCCAGGTGCTCGGCGGCTGGCACGAGGTCATCCACCCCGACGTGCCGCGCCTGACCAACGTGGCGTACCTCGTCGAGGGCGCGGTGCTGCACCCGGGCGACGCGTTCACCCTGCCGCCGGCCGGTGCAGCCGTGCGGGTGCTCCTGGAGCCCGTCGGGGCACCGTGGCTGCGCATGGCCGACGCCGTCGACCACGTGCGCGCCGTCGCGCCCGACCGCGTCGTCCCGATCCACGACGCCACGCTGTCCGACGCCGGCCGCGCCCTGGCCGCACGCCTGCTGGGGCAGCTGACCACCGCCCGGGTCGTCGAGCCCGCCGCGGGCGAACCCGTCGAGGTCTGA